A window from Bosea sp. ANAM02 encodes these proteins:
- a CDS encoding LLM class flavin-dependent oxidoreductase: MAQDLEFGLDTFGDVTNGADGKPLPHAQVIRNLVEEAVLADQVGIDFIGVGEHHRADFAVSSPETVLAGVATRTGRIKLGSAVTVLSSDDPIRVFQRFATVDALSNGRAEVILGRGSFTESFPLFGLDLRDYEKLFEEKIDLFAGLLPQQPLTWQGSIRPPLKDQLVYPPVENGPLKTWIGVGGSPESVVRAVRYDLPLMLAIIGGDPLRFKPFVDLYHRAYGQIGKPAKPVGVHSPGYVAATDEQAKEEFFPAYKQMRDRIGAERGWPPMGRDEFEQEVARGSLYLGSPKTVARKIAATAKGLGIARFQLKYSAGPLEHEKAMECIRLYGERVVPLVREMLA, translated from the coding sequence ATGGCGCAGGACCTGGAATTCGGGCTCGACACCTTCGGCGACGTCACAAACGGGGCGGACGGCAAGCCGCTGCCCCATGCGCAGGTGATCCGCAATCTCGTCGAGGAAGCCGTCCTGGCCGATCAGGTCGGCATCGATTTCATCGGCGTCGGCGAGCATCACCGGGCCGATTTCGCGGTCTCCTCGCCGGAGACGGTGCTGGCCGGCGTGGCGACGCGCACCGGCCGGATCAAGCTGGGTTCCGCCGTGACAGTATTAAGCTCGGACGATCCGATCCGCGTCTTCCAGCGCTTCGCGACCGTCGATGCACTCTCGAACGGGCGCGCCGAGGTGATCCTGGGGCGCGGTTCCTTCACCGAATCCTTCCCGCTCTTCGGGCTCGACCTGCGCGATTACGAGAAGCTGTTCGAGGAGAAGATCGATCTCTTTGCCGGCCTGCTGCCGCAGCAGCCGTTGACCTGGCAGGGTTCGATCCGTCCGCCGCTCAAGGACCAGCTCGTCTATCCGCCGGTCGAGAACGGCCCGCTCAAGACCTGGATCGGCGTCGGCGGCAGCCCGGAATCGGTGGTGCGCGCGGTGCGCTACGACCTGCCCTTGATGCTCGCCATCATCGGCGGCGACCCACTGCGCTTCAAGCCGTTCGTGGACCTGTATCACCGCGCCTATGGCCAGATCGGCAAGCCGGCGAAGCCCGTCGGCGTGCATTCGCCGGGCTATGTCGCGGCGACGGACGAGCAGGCGAAGGAGGAGTTCTTCCCGGCCTACAAGCAGATGCGCGACCGCATCGGCGCCGAGCGCGGCTGGCCGCCCATGGGCCGTGACGAGTTCGAGCAGGAGGTCGCTCGGGGCTCGCTCTATCTCGGCTCGCCCAAGACGGTGGCCCGCAAGATCGCTGCTACCGCCAAGGGGCTGGGCATCGCCCGCTTCCAGCTCAAGTACAGCGCCGGCCCGCTGGAGCACGAGAAGGCGATGGAGTGCATCCGGCTCTATGGCGAGAGGGTCGTGCCGCTGGTGCGGGAGATGCTGGCTTAA
- a CDS encoding LysR substrate-binding domain-containing protein: protein MIIRQLVYLDALAREKHFRRAAEACHVSQPTLSAAIGQLEDELGVMIVERGRRFQGFTKEGEVVLAHARRILAEAEVMKDSIAELREGVSGRIRLGAIPTALPMIAHITAPFSERYPAVSLTVLSLTSQEIQQGIDDFELDVGLTYLDNEPLDRVISKPIYQESYVLLTREDGPFGTRDTITWAEAAEQKLCLLTGDMQNRRIIDGIFRSVGTAPRPAIETNSIFNLCSHAGIQGIASIVSLQLLEFFGVPLGTRALSLVEPEAQRTIGLIVADRQPVAPLARNLLMMTKPVADAGLPRRPIVR, encoded by the coding sequence ATGATCATTCGCCAGCTTGTCTATCTCGACGCACTCGCCCGCGAGAAGCATTTCCGCCGCGCGGCCGAGGCCTGCCATGTCTCGCAGCCGACGCTCTCGGCCGCGATCGGACAGCTCGAGGACGAACTCGGCGTGATGATCGTCGAGCGCGGGCGGCGTTTCCAGGGCTTCACCAAGGAGGGCGAGGTCGTGCTCGCCCATGCAAGGCGCATTCTGGCCGAGGCCGAGGTGATGAAGGACTCGATCGCCGAACTGCGCGAAGGCGTCTCGGGCCGCATCCGGCTCGGCGCGATCCCGACCGCGCTGCCGATGATCGCCCATATCACCGCGCCTTTCTCGGAGCGCTATCCGGCCGTGTCGCTGACCGTGCTGTCGCTGACCTCGCAGGAGATCCAGCAGGGCATCGACGATTTCGAACTCGATGTCGGGCTGACCTATCTCGACAACGAGCCGCTCGACCGGGTGATCTCCAAGCCGATCTACCAGGAATCCTATGTGCTGCTGACGCGTGAGGACGGGCCCTTCGGCACGCGCGACACAATCACCTGGGCGGAAGCGGCCGAGCAGAAGCTCTGCCTGCTCACCGGCGACATGCAGAACCGGCGCATCATCGACGGCATTTTCCGCTCGGTCGGCACCGCGCCACGCCCGGCGATCGAGACCAACTCGATCTTCAACCTCTGCTCGCATGCCGGCATCCAGGGCATCGCCAGCATCGTCTCGCTGCAATTGCTGGAATTCTTCGGCGTACCGCTCGGCACCAGGGCGCTGTCGCTGGTCGAGCCGGAGGCGCAGCGCACGATCGGCCTGATCGTGGCCGACCGCCAGCCGGTCGCGCCGCTCGCGCGCAACCTGCTGATGATGACGAAGCCGGTCGCCGATGCAGGGCTACCCCGGCGGCCGATCGTACGATAG
- a CDS encoding NAD(P)H-dependent oxidoreductase subunit E has translation MAAYPAWDQDSARMIVAGLAHLEGATLPILHALQDEFGYVDPQAVPLIAEVLNLSRAEVHGAISFYHDFKTTPQPRRTIKLCRAEACQALGCETVVDELSRTHGIAVDSHHAGDAAVETVYCLGNCALGPSALVDGELIGRVDAARIAGLCQHGRAQ, from the coding sequence ATGGCGGCTTATCCGGCCTGGGATCAGGACAGCGCACGCATGATCGTCGCGGGGCTGGCGCATCTGGAAGGCGCCACGCTGCCGATCCTGCATGCCCTGCAGGACGAGTTCGGCTATGTCGACCCGCAGGCCGTGCCGCTGATCGCGGAGGTGCTGAACCTGTCGCGCGCCGAGGTCCATGGCGCGATCTCCTTCTATCACGACTTCAAGACGACCCCGCAGCCGAGACGCACCATCAAGCTCTGCCGGGCCGAGGCCTGCCAGGCCTTGGGCTGCGAGACGGTCGTCGACGAACTCTCCCGCACGCATGGCATCGCGGTCGACAGCCATCATGCCGGCGACGCGGCCGTCGAAACGGTGTATTGTCTCGGCAATTGCGCGCTCGGGCCGTCCGCCCTGGTCGATGGCGAACTGATCGGGCGCGTCGATGCCGCCCGTATCGCCGGGCTCTGCCAGCACGGAAGGGCGCAGTGA